The Verrucomicrobiaceae bacterium DNA window CAAACGCGACGACGAAAACTTCTGCCACGCCGCCGCCTGGGGCTACACCGGCGACTTCAGCAAACCTGAGCTCAACAAAGAGCCCCTGACCTTCGAAGAAGTCCATCTCGCTGTCCGCAGCTATAAGTAAAACGCCTTTTCAAAGTCCACCATGTCCCAACTCAATCTTCACCTCAAAGTCTGGCGTCAGAACGCAGGTCAGCCTGGTCACTTCCAGGACATCGAAGCCCCGGAAATCCCGGATCATGCCTCGTTCCTCGAAATGATGGACATCGTCAACGAGCGGCTCATTTCCAAAGGCCAGGAGCCAGTCGCCTTTGACCACGACTGCCGCGAAGGCATCTGTGGCATGTGCAGCATGCAGATTAACGGCGTGCCTCACGGTCCAGAAAGGGCCACCACGACCTGCCAGCTCCACATGCGGAAATTCCGCACGGGCGACACCATTTGGGTCGAGCCCTTCCGCGCAAAGGCCTTCCCCGTCATCAAAGACCTCGTCGTCGATCGCGGCGCCTTTGACCGCATCCAGCAGGCCGGTGGTTTCGTCAGCGTGCGCACTGGTGCGCCGCAGGATGCCAATGCACTGCCCATCGGCAAAGAAGTCGCAGACGCCGCGATGGATGCCGCTGCCTGCATCGGCTGCGGAGCCTGTGTGGCCGCGTGCAAAAACGCCAGTGCCATGCTCTTCGTCTCTGCCAAGGCCGGCCAGCTCAATACCTTGCCACAGGGCCAGCCTGAGAAGGACCGCCGCACCCTCGGCATGGTCCGCCAGATGGACAAAGAAGGCTTCGGCAACTGCACCAACCAATACGAGTGTGAAGCCGCCTGCCCGAAAGAGATCAGCGTCCGCTGGATCACCAAGCTCAATCGCGACTACGCCGTCGCCGCCGTCAAAGACGCCCTCGGCAACTCGCCGAAGGTCGCCGGTGGCGGGGATTAAAGCAGCGCAGTAGCTGCGCTACTCGACAAGCTGGACTAGTTGCGAAGCTATTGGGACGACGTTCATGAATCGACGACTTTTCCTTCAAAACGCAGCCTTGTGGCCAGCTGCGGGCCTTTTGGCGGCTGATTCGACCACTTTGAGAAAACCATCCTCAAACGAGGAGAAAGCAATTCGAGGCATTGCAGAGGCCTTTTTGGCCGAAAACGGCCTTTTGGGCT harbors:
- a CDS encoding succinate dehydrogenase/fumarate reductase iron-sulfur subunit, whose translation is MSQLNLHLKVWRQNAGQPGHFQDIEAPEIPDHASFLEMMDIVNERLISKGQEPVAFDHDCREGICGMCSMQINGVPHGPERATTTCQLHMRKFRTGDTIWVEPFRAKAFPVIKDLVVDRGAFDRIQQAGGFVSVRTGAPQDANALPIGKEVADAAMDAAACIGCGACVAACKNASAMLFVSAKAGQLNTLPQGQPEKDRRTLGMVRQMDKEGFGNCTNQYECEAACPKEISVRWITKLNRDYAVAAVKDALGNSPKVAGGGD